A region of the Paenibacillus sp. J23TS9 genome:
TTCCCGAAGAGATTGCTAAACGCGCCAAGCTTTTTTACCTGAATTACCCGAATAATCCGACCGGAGCAAGTGCAACAGCGGAATTCTTCACTGAGGTTGTTGCATGGGCTAAAAAGCATGATGTCGTGATCGTCCATGACGCCCCGTACGCAGCATTGACATATGACGGCCTGAAGCCGCTCAGCTTCCTGTCTGTTCCGGGTGCTAAAGATGTGGGTGTGGAGCTTCATTCCCTGTCCAAATCCTACAATATGACTGGCTGGCGAATTGGTTTTATCGCGGGTAACCCGCTAGTGGTAAAAGCATTTGGCGATGTGAAGGATAACAATGATTCCGGACAATTCATCGCGATTCAAAAAGCAGCAGCTTTCGGTTTGTACAATCCGCAAATTACAGAGAAGATTGCGGCCAAATACTCCCGCCGTCATGAAATGCTGGTAGCGGTTCTGAACGAGCTGGGCTTCAAGGCTGAGAAACCGAAAGGATCCTTCTTCCTGTATGTGGAAGCTCCAAAAGGGATCAAAGGCGGCAGCCGTTTTGAATCAGGCGAGGATTTCTCCCAGTTCCTGATCCGCGAAAAGCTGATTTCCAGCGTGCCATGGGATGATGCAGGCCACTTTGTACGCTTCTCCGTAACCTTTATTGCAAATGGGGAAGAAGACGAGAAGCGTGTTATCAATGAAATCAAGAACCGTTTGAGTGATGTGGAATTTGAATTTTAAAACGGATTTAACGGGCAGCCCAAGTATATTCTTAGGCTGCCCGTTTATTTGTCTGGTCATTTGATACCGTGCCTGAGAGGAAGGATCGCTAAATCACCTGATGGAGTCCGATAATGATGAGGATGAGTCCGGCGATCCAGCTGGCGTTTCGTCCCAAGCGATCACCGGCTATTTTGCGCCCGAGCAGCGAACAGATACCGATACAGATGAAGCTGAATGCTCCCGAGAACAATGAGGTTTCCCATATATTGATATGAGTGATGCCCGCATCGAATCCCCCGGCGAGGTTGTTAATGGAGAGGGCAATGCCGAGAATGATGGATTCCTTGAAATCAACGGACTGGGACTGGTTAATATCAGCAGCTTCCGGGTTCTTCAGAATTTCCTTAATCAATCCAGGGGAAGCTTCCTTCTTCTTCTTCCTCTGTTTCAGCGACAGGAAGGGCTGCAGCATCACCCAAAGGCCAATGACGACGAGAATGACCATACCGATGATGTTACAAACCATAGAAGGAATCCAAAGGGCAATGACTTGCCCAAACAGACCGCCGATCAATGTGAGCAGAAACCCCATAAAAGCAATCACCGTGCTTGCCAGAAAAGGGATCTTTATTTTTCTCATGCCATAAGCAGCACCAACACCTGCATTATCCAGATTGGAAGCAAGGGCAATAGAAATGGATGATAACCATGGTGCAATCATTGTTGAGCACTCTCCTTGTAGAAAATAAATTCAGGTATTTGCAAAT
Encoded here:
- a CDS encoding LL-diaminopimelate aminotransferase — protein: MSIELYQNTYIQNNFADRIGGSNYGKDTAIYKFEKIKRAKAQAKKDFPEVELIDLGVGEPDEMADAGIVAKLAEEAAKPENRGYADNGIAEFKEAAAYYLKEVFGVEGIDPENEVLHSIGSKPALAMLPSCFINPGDVTIMTVPGYPVMGTHTKYLGGEVYNVELKKENNFLPDLNTIPEEIAKRAKLFYLNYPNNPTGASATAEFFTEVVAWAKKHDVVIVHDAPYAALTYDGLKPLSFLSVPGAKDVGVELHSLSKSYNMTGWRIGFIAGNPLVVKAFGDVKDNNDSGQFIAIQKAAAFGLYNPQITEKIAAKYSRRHEMLVAVLNELGFKAEKPKGSFFLYVEAPKGIKGGSRFESGEDFSQFLIREKLISSVPWDDAGHFVRFSVTFIANGEEDEKRVINEIKNRLSDVEFEF
- the ytaF gene encoding sporulation membrane protein YtaF, whose amino-acid sequence is MIAPWLSSISIALASNLDNAGVGAAYGMRKIKIPFLASTVIAFMGFLLTLIGGLFGQVIALWIPSMVCNIIGMVILVVIGLWVMLQPFLSLKQRKKKKEASPGLIKEILKNPEAADINQSQSVDFKESIILGIALSINNLAGGFDAGITHINIWETSLFSGAFSFICIGICSLLGRKIAGDRLGRNASWIAGLILIIIGLHQVI